A genomic segment from Deltaproteobacteria bacterium encodes:
- a CDS encoding SDR family oxidoreductase: MSDLKGKTLFISGASRGIGKAIALRAAKDGANVIIAAKTAEPHPKLEGTIYTAAEEVEAAGGQALPCIVDIRDEAMVDAAIQAGVDKFGGIDILVNNASAINLTGTQQTSMKRYDLMHHVNTRGTFLCSQKCIPHLLKSDNPHVLNLSPPLNMEERWFGPHVAYTMAKFGMSMCVLGMSAEF; this comes from the coding sequence ATGTCAGACTTAAAAGGCAAAACACTATTTATTTCCGGAGCAAGCCGAGGCATTGGCAAAGCGATAGCATTGCGCGCAGCTAAAGACGGCGCAAACGTAATCATCGCGGCCAAGACAGCCGAGCCCCATCCAAAATTAGAAGGTACTATCTACACTGCAGCAGAAGAGGTCGAAGCCGCCGGTGGTCAAGCACTGCCCTGCATCGTCGATATCCGCGACGAAGCCATGGTCGATGCAGCCATCCAAGCAGGCGTCGATAAGTTTGGTGGAATTGATATTTTGGTAAACAATGCCAGCGCGATTAACCTCACAGGCACGCAGCAAACTTCCATGAAGCGCTACGACCTGATGCATCACGTCAATACGCGCGGAACGTTCCTTTGCTCTCAAAAATGCATCCCGCACTTACTCAAGTCGGATAACCCGCATGTACTTAACCTTTCGCCGCCACTTAACATGGAAGAGCGATGGTTCGGTCCTCACGTCGCCTACACCATGGCTAAGTTTGGAATGAGTATGTGTGTTTTGGGAATGTCGGCAGAGTTT